The nucleotide sequence ATCAAGCCTGTGGTTGTTTCTGTCGGTGCTGGTGCTGGTAATAGCGTGGTAAATGGTCGCATTATCGATACATTACTACCGTATGCTGGCGTGAAAGAAATTCGCCCTACTTATGCGCTTAAAGGCACTGAGTTTATCGCTTATCAACGTCGTAAAGATGTAGTGACTCCGTTAGTTGGTATGGCAACAGGTGTTGTTCCTAAACCTCGCTTTATGCCACAGGAAAACTACAACTTCCAAATCATGAGCGCGGCAGGTCTGCAAATTACTCGTGACGGTGACGGCAAGTCTGGTGTGGTTTACGGTGCTAAACTGAGCTAAGGATCTGCAATGACAAAGTACGAGGTTATCATCCCTTGGCATGGTGTCGAAAAAGGTCAGGTGGTTGAGTTAGAAAATCTTCATCCAGCCTTTAAGGCTAATGTTAGAGCATTATCTAATGATGCCGCTGAATTGGTTCCAGCCACACCAAAAGCCAAGTCTAAAAAAGACAAAGACGAATAGCCGCGAAAGCGGTTTTTTTATGCCCTCGAAAGGGGGCTTTGCTTTGTGAGGTAATCATGATCACAAAAGAGCAAGCCAAAGAGTACCTGACAGGGCAGGGAATAGAATTACCTGATTTTATTCTCGATGCACTTATTGAACAGGTAGGCAGTATTCAAGAGTGTCTTGATAAACACTATCCATCAGCAACCGCACTATTAATCCAGATGTATCTACTGTCACTCATGGCGCTTGGTCAAGGTGATAAGTATATCAGCTCACAAACAGCACCTAACGGCGCATCACGTTCATTTCGATATCAATCGTTTGGTGATAGATGGAAGGCGGCTGCGTCATTACTGCGTGGTTTAGATAAGCACGGTTGTGCTAATGATTTAATACCAACCGATCCAACTCAAACTGCTCATGCTGGTTTGTGGATAGCGAAAGGTGGCTGTATGTGTAGGGGGGCGTAATGAGTTCAGTTGCAAATTGGGCTTACACCTCGTGGACTACTTTATGGAAAGCAAAGAAAGACAAAAACGGTAAGCCAGTATTCTCTGATCCGGTTCATTTTCTTTGCGGTTATGGTAGCGAGCTTAAATCTGGAAAGTTAGACATTGGCTCTGAAATCACCATCAAGTTAGTTTTCTGGACTGAATATGCAGATGCTAAAAAAGGTGATTTTATCGCTATCGGTAAGCACTCAGGCGATCCGTTATCTGCTGGCGCTGATGAAATCAAATTCATCAAACGTGATGAGGATTTATTCGAGCATATCGCAGATGACTACACCCTGATAACGGCGGTGTGATATGGGGGCAAAAGTAAGGGGTATTTCTCAGGCTAACGCAAACCTTAGAGCGCTTGTAGGTGATATACAGGGTAAGAGAGTGATGAGAGCTATTCAGTCGGCTTTATTGATTGGTAGTGCTCAGGCGGCTATATACACACCTATTGACACATCAACGCTTATCAACTCTCAATTCAGGGAGGTTACTGTTAATGGTACTAGAGTAACCGGTCGCATCGGATATACAGCAAACTACGCGGTTTATGTTCATGATCCAAGAATTAAGCAAAACTTTAGGCGATCAAGTGCTCGTAAAGAGTTCTTATC is from Proteus columbae and encodes:
- a CDS encoding HK97 gp10 family phage protein — encoded protein: MGAKVRGISQANANLRALVGDIQGKRVMRAIQSALLIGSAQAAIYTPIDTSTLINSQFREVTVNGTRVTGRIGYTANYAVYVHDPRIKQNFRRSSARKEFLSRGFEDERKAIDDAVRRELQI
- a CDS encoding DUF7370 family protein, which encodes MITKEQAKEYLTGQGIELPDFILDALIEQVGSIQECLDKHYPSATALLIQMYLLSLMALGQGDKYISSQTAPNGASRSFRYQSFGDRWKAAASLLRGLDKHGCANDLIPTDPTQTAHAGLWIAKGGCMCRGA